The following proteins come from a genomic window of Candidatus Ancaeobacter aquaticus:
- a CDS encoding autotransporter-associated beta strand repeat-containing protein — VESGTIGAILAGGGALTKTTAGTVTLSGTNTYTGGTTISAGSLQYGASNVLSNSSAVTVSGGTLDIVGYDDTVAAVTLTSGDIVGTTGVLTGSSYAVESGTIGAILAGGGALTKTTAGTVTLVGENTYSGGTTVSGGTLETTVTGGLQGDITNNATVEFIDVMVSITCSSIISGTGVVIKSAFGETTISGQNTYSGGTLVSGGILKGTTTSLQGDITNNATVKFSQMGGGTYSSVISGSGALIKSDIGTVTLSGANTYTGATTVSAGSLKYGASNVLSNSSAITVSGGTLDIVNYDDTVAAVTLTSGAITGTSGVLTGSSYAVESGTISAILAGVGALTKTAAGTVTLSGANTYSGATTIDIGTLSVTGTIADSAVAINSGGTLIGSGTVGDVVVASGGTFSPGLSPGTLNSGAAVWESGGTYLWEINKATGLKGAPLGLGWDWLDITGGLSITATSGSKFNLDLSTMEVDASNFNNLQDYLWVIATASTGITSFSADKFDIDSALFTNALGGGAFGISQSGNDINLTFTAVPEPSTYALFGIGLLGLLGGWIRKKAVRTI; from the coding sequence ATCATTACAATACGGTGCCAGTAATGTCCTTTCTAACAGCAGTGCAGTTACAGTTTCAGGGGGGACACTTGATATTGTCGGCTATGATGACACAGTAGCTGCTGTAACATTGACAAGCGGTGATATTGTAGGGACAACAGGTGTTTTGACAGGCAGTTCATATGCTGTTGAAAGCGGAACGATAGGCGCGATACTCGCGGGAGGTGGTGCGCTGACTAAGACTACCGCGGGAACAGTTACATTAGTAGGGGAAAATACCTATTCGGGTGGGACAACGGTAAGTGGAGGCACACTCGAAACAACCGTAACCGGAGGTTTGCAAGGAGATATAACAAATAATGCGACAGTGGAGTTTATAGATGTGATGGTCTCAATAACATGTTCAAGCATAATCAGTGGAACAGGAGTAGTAATAAAAAGCGCTTTTGGAGAGACAACAATTTCGGGTCAAAACACCTATTCGGGAGGAACACTGGTAAGTGGAGGAATACTCAAAGGAACGACAACAAGTTTGCAGGGAGATATAACAAATAACGCGACAGTAAAGTTCAGCCAAATGGGTGGTGGTACATATTCGAGTGTTATCAGTGGATCTGGAGCATTGATAAAAAGCGATATAGGGACAGTAACATTATCAGGGGCAAATACCTATACTGGTGCGACAACAGTAAGTGCGGGATCATTAAAATACGGAGCCAGTAATGTCCTTTCTAACAGCAGTGCAATTACAGTTTCAGGGGGGACACTTGATATTGTTAACTACGATGACACAGTAGCAGCTGTAACATTAACGAGCGGTGCAATTACAGGAACGTCAGGTGTTTTGACAGGCAGTTCATATGCTGTTGAAAGCGGAACGATAAGCGCGATACTCGCGGGAGTTGGTGCATTGACTAAGACTGCCGCGGGAACAGTTACACTTTCAGGTGCGAATACCTATTCGGGTGCAACTACGATTGATATTGGAACACTGTCTGTAACCGGCACCATTGCTGACAGCGCGGTTGCAATTAACAGCGGGGGTACGCTGATTGGTTCAGGAACTGTTGGAGATGTTGTTGTTGCAAGCGGCGGTACTTTTTCTCCTGGATTGAGTCCGGGGACGCTGAATTCCGGTGCTGCTGTATGGGAAAGTGGAGGCACCTATCTTTGGGAGATTAATAAAGCCACAGGTTTAAAAGGGGCCCCTTTGGGTCTCGGCTGGGATTGGCTTGATATTACAGGCGGACTTAGTATAACAGCGACTTCAGGCAGTAAATTTAATCTTGATCTATCAACGATGGAGGTTGATGCTTCTAACTTTAATAACCTTCAAGATTATTTATGGGTTATAGCAACTGCTTCTACCGGAATTACAAGTTTTTCTGCCGATAAGTTTGATATTGACAGCGCTTTATTTACAAATGCCCTTGGCGGCGGGGCTTTTGGTATCAGTCAGAGCGGAAATGATATCAATCTAACATTTACCGCGGTGCCTGAACCGTCTACATACGCGCTTTTTGGTATAGGTCTTTTGGGGTTACTTGGCGGATGGATTAGGAAAAAAGCTGTAAGAACAATATGA
- the rpsF gene encoding 30S ribosomal protein S6: MKAYEGIFILDPNLQKDDIEALIKEIQTDITNNKGSVEETLHLGKRRLTHKIKKCIDGYYVLINFFLDSTAVIKLHPKLKLNDSVFRYMFVDRDKKGFSPIKTFVEEPAERSYGERSYGERSYGERSYGAPSRPVAQAPETPKEEAPKEEVLKEDAPKEEVVKEAVSKEEVVKEEAPKEEAAAKEEAPKEEVPKEDAPKEEVAKEDQSTNTAT; encoded by the coding sequence TTGAAAGCATATGAAGGTATTTTTATTTTAGACCCAAACTTACAAAAGGACGATATCGAAGCTCTTATTAAAGAGATTCAAACAGATATTACTAATAATAAGGGTTCAGTAGAGGAAACGTTACACTTAGGTAAAAGAAGATTGACTCATAAAATTAAAAAATGCATAGACGGGTACTACGTGCTTATTAATTTCTTTTTAGATAGTACAGCCGTTATCAAGTTGCATCCAAAACTGAAATTAAATGATAGTGTATTTAGATATATGTTTGTAGACCGGGATAAAAAGGGTTTTTCACCGATAAAGACATTTGTTGAAGAGCCGGCTGAAAGATCATATGGCGAGAGATCATATGGTGAGAGATCATATGGAGAAAGATCGTATGGTGCTCCAAGTAGGCCAGTTGCACAGGCTCCAGAAACACCTAAAGAAGAAGCACCCAAAGAAGAGGTACTAAAAGAGGATGCACCTAAAGAAGAAGTAGTCAAGGAAGCGGTAAGTAAAGAAGAAGTAGTCAAAGAAGAGGCACCTAAAGAAGAAGCAGCAGCTAAAGAAGAAGCACCCAAAGAAGAGGTGCCAAAAGAGGATGCACCTAAAGAAGAAGTAGCTAAAGAAGACCAGAGCACTAATACTGCAACATAA